The window AATCGATCAGCTCGATATCCTCCAGACGAGGCGACGCGTCAGGGGTCGCCGCGTTGACGTTCGATGGGATCTGGAAGCTGTTGGCCGTCGCGCCGATTTCCTGTGCTTCTGGCGTCAGGGCCCAGTCGTAAAAGGCTTTGGCGGAATCCGGATTTGGACCACCCGCAACAATAGACATTGAACCGACCTCGTAGCCTGTGCCCTCGCACGGCGCGACGGCTTGAATGGGCGCTCCCTGCACTGTCTGTGCGACAGCGTCGTGCATGAATACAATACCGATGGCGGTTTCGCCGGTTGCGGCCGCGCGGATCGGGGCCGAGCCTGACTGGGTGTACTGGCTAACATTGGTATGGAGCTGGGCAAGGAACTCAAACGCTTCGTCTTCGCCCATCAACTGCACGACAGTAGCCAGCAGCGTATAAGCTGTACCAGACGAATTGGGATTGGCGACCTGCACGTCATCGGCGAAGCGTTCATCGAGCAGATCCGCCCAGCAAGACGGCGGATTGTCTTCCACCAAGTCGGAATTGTATCCAAATCCGAGGCCACCGGCGTAAATTCCGACGGTTTTGAAGTCAGCGGTTTCCGCCTGACGCACGGCCCAGTCCTGCAACTGGTCGAGCATTGGGGAGCGATACTCCATCGTCAGGCCTTCTTGCGCGGCCTGCAAATGTGGATCGCCAGTTCCACCCCACCAGACATCCCCGCGTGGCTGTTCAGCCTCTGCAGCGAGCTGTGCGAACGTTTCACCCGAAGACCGGCGGGTCATCAGAACCTCGATGCCGGTTTCGCGCTCAAAGGCTTCCGACATCGCCCGGCACCACTCCTCCTGGACGGAGCAGTAAAGTACCAGTTCGTCCGCCTGAGCGGCTGTCGTCGGTACAAGCGTCGCAGTCCCCGCCATCAGTGCCGCGAGCAGCAGAGGTGTCTTTGTCATAATTGTCTCCCGGATGGTGTTTTGGTTTTTATGACGCGCATAAAGGCGCACACCGCAAACAGGCGCAAGCCCCGAAAGGAACTTCGAGGTGCGTTGCGCTCAACCGGAGAGCAGGAATCGTACCGGGCTTGGGCAAGACGGCCTTAAATCGGGGGAGATCGGTTTCAACAAGAACCGAGTCAGGCTGTGCCCTGTAGGCGCCCACTCCCAACTGCAATGCTCTATCAGTACAGACCCACATGCAAAAACGCCGATGGTTTTCCTACCGTTTACCACACCCAAATTTGTGTGACGGTGGGCAGCTGCTTTTGCCATGGGTATGGTGCGCCCAAGAGAGCCGGAGGAGCCGATCATGCCCCCCACGAAAAGCATTGTAACTGTTGGCGAAATCCTTGTGGAATTTGTCTCTCATGAGCGCAACTGCGGTCTGGAGCGGGTGGCGCGCTATTCCGGGCCCTATCCGAGCGGTGCACCGGCGATCTTTCTCGATCAGGCTGCGCGGATGGGCGCAAGGGCGCAGCTTATAGGCGGCGTTGGAGATGACGGTTTTGGGCGTAGTGTGCTGGAGCGCCTGCGGACCGATGGTGTCGGTACCGAGGGCATTACTGTCTCACCCGATCATGCGACGGGGGTCGCGTTCGTGTCCTACTACAATAGCGGAGAGCGCACATTCATCTTCCATCTGCCAGGAACGGCGGCCGACCGCTTCGCAATTCCGCTGGCAAAGCTGAGGGCAGACGACACGATCCTGCATGTCTCGGCCTCGTCTTTGGGCGCACCAAGTCTGCGAGAGAAGATCATGGAAGCGGTCGACGCGGTCAGCGATGCCGGTGGTATGATCAGCTGTGACCCCAATGCGCGGCCCGAGTTGATGCGTGACGCAGCCGCCAAAGCTGCTGTCATGGATGTGGTCGGGCGCAGCACCTATGTCCTGCCCAGCATCAGTGATCTGCAGTTTCTTTATCCGGACATGAGCGAAGACACCGCGATTGCGCACCTGTTGGAAAACGGCGCACAGATTGTCGCGGTTAAACGCGGCGACAAAGGCGCCACGGTCATAGGGCCAGATGGGCCATACGAGTATGACGCGCACCGCGTTGACGAAGTCGACCCAACCGGGGCCGGCGATTGTTTCTGCGGGACTCTGATGGCGCTCTTAGCCCAGGGCGTCCCACTTCAAGAAGCCGGAAGGCAGGCCAATGCAGCGGGCGCAATTGCCGTCACGCGGCTTGGGCCAATGGAAGGCAATTCCACGCCGCAGGAGATCGCAGCCTTCCTTGCTCACGCGGATCAGCCGGGCCTAAGTGCATGAGCGTCGTTCGCAGTCTCATCGAAGCGAACCGCTTGGGCGCTCGCAAAGGTCTGCCGTGCTTCTGCACGGCCAACGAACATGTTTTGAGGGCGGTTCTGGACCAAACGGCCGCCACCGGCTTGCCAACGGTCATTGAGGCCACCTGCAACCAGGTCAATCAGGATGGTGGCTACACGGGCCTCGCCCCGCGGCAGTTCAAGGCCTGGTTAGACGAGCTTGCTACCGATGCCGGGGTACCGATGGACCAGATCATTTTGGGCGGCGATCATCTCGGCCCGAACCCGTGGCGCGCGCGGCCCGTGGATGAGGCAATGGACAAGGCAGGCGAGATGGTGCGGCTGTATGCTGAGGCCGGGTTCACCAAGATCCATTTGGATGCCAGTATGGCCTGCGGCGGCGAACCTGACCCAAGCTTTGAGCAAATTGCGAACCGCGCAGCTGACCTGTGCGCAGTGGCCGAAGCGCACGCTCCCGATCCCGGCAAGCTTATCTATGTCATCGGGACTGAGGTCCCCATACCCGGCGGTGAGATTGACGAACCTGATGCGCTAGACGTGACCTCCGTTGAGCGCTTTCATCAGACGATTTCAACGCATCAGGAAGCGTGGAACGCCCGCGGACTGAATGGAGCGTGGGAGCGCATCGTGTCCGTGGTGACCCAGCCGGGTGTCGATTTTGGTCACACCTCGGTCTACCCGTTTAAACCGGAAAAGGCGCAGCCGCTTGCGCAGTCCATTGCTGAGCATTCGGGCCTGACATTTGAAGCGCATTCAACGGACTACCAAAGCGATGACGCTCTGTCGGCGCTGGTCGACGCACACTTCTTTTTTCTCAAAGTGGGACCGGAGCTGACCTTCCGTTTTCGCGAAGCGGTGTGGGCGCTGGCGAGGCTCGCGGCTGAAAGCGAACAGCCACCAAAACGCGATGTGCGCGCGGTGGTGATGGACGCGATGCAAAAAACGCCGCAACACTGGAGGGACTATTATCGGGGCAACGCGCGCGAAGTGGAGACACTGAAGGTCTTCAGTTACAGTGATCGTATTCGCTACTACTGGTCGGACGCCACGGTTGCAGAAGCGCTCGATGAGTTGATGTCGTTACTCGAGGCTCAACGCATCGCCGAAACCGAGATATCGCAAGCCTTCATGGGCCTCGCGTTCGGCGCGCTTACGTCGGATCCAACAGAGCTGATCAAGCGGCACATCCAGACAAGCGTCCGTCGGTACTTCCAAGCTGCGGGGCATGGCTGATCGGGAGATCCTAGCTATCTGCTTTCACACCATGGAGAAGATCGCCTCGCGCCGCAGATCGCAGCATCCGCGTGCAACGGCATGCTGCGCAAAGGGGAGCAGCACAAAGCGGGGTTTGGCCGTGCCATGCATGAGCAATCCCTCGTAGGCTTCGTCAAGCAGCGGAAGCGATCGTTCCAAGAGCGTCGTGAGGGGTCCGCCGAAAACGAGACTGCCGGGGTTCAGGACGCTGGTAATCGTGGACAGAGCCTGGGCGAGAACCTCGACCCATTCGTGTTGAACTTGCCGTGCGGCGCGCTCGCCTTGGTCTAACGCGTCAACAAAAGCGTCAAGCGAAACGCCTTCGCCGCCCAGCGCACCATAACGCGCCAAAAGGGCAAAGCGGCCAATGAAATTCTCGAGCCTGACAGGCGCTTCGGCAGAGCTTGGTTGCACGAACATGTGGCCAAACTCGCCCGCAAGCCCAGACTGGCCATCCATCAGCTTGCCGCCGCTGAGAATGGATCCGCCCACGCCAACATCCATGGACAGCACGATGGTCATCTCGTCGGGCGCGACATGGCCGCGAATGACCTCGCCCATTGCAAGTGCGTTCGCATCGTTTTCAAGCGAGAGCGGGCCATAATCACCCAAATGGCGAGCCAGTTGATCGCGGAAGGACACATCTTTCCATCCAAGAAAAGGTGCGCGCATGACATAGCCTTCGCGGGTGATGATACCCGGCACCGCAACCGATACCCCGCCGATAGATGGCGCGCCTATCGCGACCTCCTGCACAAGTGACACCACACGATCCAGCATAGCTGCGGGCGCCCTGTCTTCGGTCTTGATTTGTTCGGCGGCCACAACGGTGCCAGCAAGATCCATTCGCAGCGCGATGACGAAACCAATGCCGGCATCAACTCCGATGACGTGACAGTGGTCGGGGTTGATGGACACGCGCTCGCCTGGGCGACCAATGGTGCGGTGCGTATCGTGCTCAGCCGAGCCTGCGGTCCGTACAATGCCTTCTTCCAGCAGCCGCGCGACGACGTTGCCCGCGGTCGCGCGGGTCTGCCCGATCGATCTGCCAAGATCTGCCCGGCTTTGCGGACCTTGCTGTGCAAGGCTCTGCAACAGATTGGCCTCAGCCTTTGAACGCCGCCTCATAATGTTAGGCTCCTGCCAAAGGGAGCAGACGAAGGCGCTGCTTAACCAGTAGCTCCCATCATCAGCCGCACGATCTCCTCATCATTGGTGTCTGCCGGCCTGCGCTCGCCCGCCACGATCCCGCGCGCCAGCACAATAATGCGGTCCGCCGCCGCGAAGATATCCGGCAGATTATGCGAGATCAGAATGATGCCAACACCTTGGGACTTGAGCCTCTCGATCAGCGCCATGACCTCGCGTTGCTCGGGGACCCCAAGGGCGGCGGTCGGCTCGTCCATGATGACCAATTTGGCTTTCCAATGAATAGCCCGCGCGATCGCGATCGCCTGTCTCTGCCCGCCTGAAAGATCGCGCACCGGAGCCGAAGGATCAGGGATAACGATCCCCAGTCCCTTGAGCACCTCCTTGGCCGTCTCTCGCATGGTCCGGCGGTCGACGACGGGAATGCCCAAAAAGCGGCGCGTAGCCTCACGACCAAGATAGAGATTGAGGCCAGGGTCGAGATTGTCGGCCAAAGCTAGGTCCTGGTAGATCGTTTCGATCCCGGTCTGCCGTATTGCGTTCGGTGTCTTACCGGTGAGGCGTTCATCCTGGAACCGAACTTCGCCGCCTGTCGGCGTGTGTACGCCAGAGATCATCTTGATGACCGTTGATTTCCCGGCCCCGTTATCACCCGCAAGCACCACGCACTCGCCCGCGTTGACGCCAAAGGAGACGTCCTTCACGGCCTCGTTGCCGCCGAAGCGTTTGTTCAGGTTCCGAGCTTCGAGGATCGGCGTCATGATTGTGCGCCGGTGAGTTTGTCTCGCGACTGATCGACAAGCACGGCGACGATAATCACGAGGCCCACGGCGACAAACTGCCAGTAGGGCGGCAGACCCGAGAAGACGAGACCGAATTGGATGACAGCGATGATGAACGCTCCGATGACCGTTCCCGTGATCGTCCCCTGTCCGCCCGTCAGGGATGCTCCGCCGATGAACACAGCGGCGACCGCGTACAGCAAGATCGGCTCACCCGCATTGGCTGCACCGGCAGAGAAGCGTCCGGTGTAGACCAATCCGCCCACACCGGCTGTCACGGCCGAGATCACGAAAAGCCAGATCAGATGCTTCTTGACGTCAACGCCGGCCCGCTCAACCGAGGCACGGTTCGCCCCCAGCGCGTAGGTGTGCACCCCGAAACGGGTGTGTGCCAGAAGGTAATGGCAAAGAAACGCCAGCACAGCAGCGACAACCACTGGCACGGGAAACCCCAGAATATCGCCGTTGCCGAAGGCCCGAGCCTCATCGCTTCGGATGGAAACGGTTGCACCACCGGCGACGATCAACGCTCCGCCGCGCGCGACGCCGTATGTTCCCAAAGTTCCGATGAAACTTGGCACGTTGAGGATAGCCACGAGCCAGCCATTGACGAGGCCTACAATGACGGCGGCGAACGTTCCGACCAGCATGGCGAGGATGACAATTCCCCACCCGGAATCTGGCCCCGCGACGCGGATCACCAACGCCATGACGACGGCCGAAAGGCCGGTCGTGAAACCGATCGACAGGTCAATGTGCCCTGCCACGATGACAAGCGTCAGGCCCAGAGCCAGCAGCAGAATCTGAGAGGCTGCGATCGCGATCGACTGGATGTTGTAGACCCGGAAGAGAAATGTCTGCCCGGTTTCAGCGCGCGCATACAGCTCGAAGAAAACGAGGATCGCGAGCAGAAAGATCCATGACCACGCGCCCAAAAGGGGCTTCAGAAACGAAGCCCCTACTGGTTTTTGTGCAGATATATCGCTCATTCAGAGTAGATGAACTTAGCGATATCCGGATCGTCCACATTGTCAGCGTTGATGACCGTGAAGCCGGTACCGATGGAGGTCGGTACCGAGTTACCCGTCAAGACGGCATAGGCGGCCATGACACCGAAGTAACCGATCTCCGCGGGATGCTGCGCAATGGCCGCGTCCACCAAGCCGGTGGAGATATTATCGACAATGCTCTGCGGCGCATCGAACGCAATCACGGTCACGTTGTCGGCTGCCCCTGCCGCTTCAACGCCGTTACCCGCGCCGAGGGCGGAGAACAGGTTGGCACCGAAAACGCCGCTGACGTCGGGGTTACGTGCTAACACGGCGCTAAACTGCGATGCCGCAAGCGAAGCATCGTTTTCGTTGTACTGCGTGTCCAACACGGTGACGCCCGGGAAATTCTCGGCCATTTCAGCCTTGAAGCCCTCTTCGCGCTGGTCTGTGGTCGAGATACCCGGACGCACGTTCGACACGTACACCGTGCCTTCGCCACCAATCGCTTCCGCCATGAAGCGTGCGGCCATGCGGCCACCGCCGACATTGTCGGAAGCGACATAAGCCATTGGGAAGTCGCCATCGCCAGCACCATCCTGGTACAGGCCATCGTCGATGAAGGTGTCGACGGTGATGACGGGAATGCCGGCTTCATGGGCGCGGCGCAGCGGCTCGATCATCTGCGTGGTGTCGGTCGGCGCAATCAAAATGGCATCGGGACCGCGCGCAATCACAGCGTCGAGAACAGGGGTCTGGAGCACGGGATCAAACTCTTCGGCACCCTGGAAATTCACGGTTATGCCGAGAGCTTCAGCGGCAGCTTGTGCGCCGCGGTTCATGGTGATGTAAAAGGCGTCCGTTGTGAGACCCGGCACCAACGTGATATTGATGTCGTCCTGGGCGACGGCGGGCCCCGCCAAACCCAGCGTTGCCGCGCACACTGCGGCCTTCATGAAATTGCGCATGCTGACTTCCTCCGTTTTATAGCTGGCCTTTGGCCATTCTTGTTGTTTTCGGCACATGGCCGGGGCGGTCTGAACGTGAGCTCGACACGACCACCTTCCGACATCGTATCCTTCTTTTACAAATTGTCCAGAACGCAGCGACCGTTACGGCCAGCGGCTCAGCAGGCGGTGTAACCGCCATCAATGGGAAGCGCGACTCCGGTGATCATGGATGCCCCATCAGACAGCAGGAAAGCGACCGGTGCCGCGATCTCATCCTCAGTGGCCCAACGCCCAAGGGGCATCGCTTCAAGGAACGGCTTTTCAATATCTGGCCGTCCCCAATACCAAGCCGACATTGGGGTCATGACAACAGTGGGATGAACTCCGTTGACCCGGATGCCGTGCTTGCCCAGTTCGAGAGCGGATACCCGTGTGATGTTGTCGAGGGCCGCCTTCGATGCGCCATATGAAATGTGACCCTTCAAGGCGACCAGCGCGGCTTGGCTGGAAACATTGACGATCGCGCCGCCCTGACCCAGTCGGATCATCGTCTGCGAGGCATATTTGGTGACCAGCAGCGCCCCGCGCGTGTTGATCGCAATTGCCTTGTCGAAAATCTCGATGTCGGTATCCATCGGCGTCGCGATCTCGCCTCCGAAGCCCGCGCAGTTGACGACGCCCCACAGATCGAGGCCTTCCAAAGCCTCGCGAACGCTGTCTTCGCTGGTAACATCAAACGCCAGCGCCTGTGCTCCGGTTTCCTTCGACAGTGCGTTGAGCTTGTCCGTATCGGTGCCGCTGGCGATTACCGGGACTTGAAGGCTGGTCAGATGCCGGACAATGGCACCGCCAATGCCGCCGCTTGCGCCGGTTACCAGAACGGGTCCAGCGATGTTCAGACCGCTTGCAGAAGACGCCATCAAAGCCCTCCCTTTCTTCTTGTTTGCCACCATGGATGGCCGGTTTTATCGCGTGGCAAGAGCCCCCGCAGCTTGCCTTTGTCGGTTGGCCATAGCATAGCGACCTGCAAACAAAAGCAATGCTACATGAGCTTCGAACGTTCGCATGACCCATGAAATGACGACCGCCGAGCGGCGCGGATACCAACAAATCTGCGCCCAGAACGGAATGATGATGGTGGTTGCAGCCGATCAGCGCGGCGGGATGCGCAAGGTCCTTGCAGACACGCCAGAAGCGCAATCAGCTATTGATGAGAAGACCCTCGGACACGTCAAATCGGGGATCGTCAGGCATCTGGCCAACAAGGCGTCCTGCATCCTCCTCGATGCGGTGTGCGCGGTACCTGACGTGGTCGATGACGGCACACTGGCACGAGACACCGCCCTTCTGATTGGACTTGATGCGTCAGGCTGGGACACCGATGAAAATGGCTTCCGGATCTCCAAACTGGTTCCCGGAACAACCGCGCGCCGGGTCCGTGAATTGGGCGGAACAGGCGCCAAACTGATGGTGTATCTGCGCTCGGACACGCCCAACGCCAATACCGCTAACATGGAAACGATCCGTCAGTGCGTGGCAGACTTCGCCACCGAAGACCTTCTGCTTGTGGTGGAGTTCTTGACCTATCAGCTCGAAGGGGAGAGCGATGCGGACTACGCGGCGGCCTTTCCTGACCTGATTATTGGCGGCACGAAGATCTGCATCGAGTTGGGCTCCAAGGTCCTCAAGCTACCCTATCCGGGTCATGCGGAAGCGTGCCGGAAAGTCACCGATCTGTGCAACGGCATACCCTGGGCCGTTCTCTCAGCGGGTGTCGATCACGAGACTTTCCTTGGCCAGGTTGAGACTGCCATGCAGAACGGGGCTTCGGGTGTCATCGCTGGGCGTGCGCTTTGGAAGGATTGCATATCGCTCGATGATGCTGTGCTCGCCGACCGCCTTGAGACCATCGCGAGCGCTCGTCTGGCTGAAATCCAGGCGATTTTGCAGCGCTACGCATGACGTACCGCGGCGTGCGATCGCCGACTGGTCACCATCGATGAACACGCCTGCGCGCACGGCAATCGGCGTGGATGTCGGCGGCACCAACATCAGGGCAGCGCGCATCGATGCCTCTGGAAGCATCCTTGAGCATCGCATTGAAAAGGTTGAGCGGGGCCGCGAAGAGTTCGCCCGACAGATCAGCGCAATGGTCGGCGGCGTAAAGGATGCCAGCTGCATCGGCGTTGGGGTCGGCATACCCGGTCGGGTTGAGGCTCACCACAATCGCATTCTATCCGCAGGTTACCTTGATATCGCGGGCCTCGACCTTGTTGGCCTTCTCGACGGCACGCATGGTCTACCAGCGACCTTGGAAAACGACGCTCTGATGGCCTTGATCGCGGAGGTGCATTGGCGACCGCAGTTGAAGGACGGGCTCATCCTGATGGTAACGATCGGCACCGGAATTGGTGGGGCAATCGTTCACGATGAGATGCCGTGGTATGGCGGTGGCCTCGCCGGGCAGTTCGGTCACATCGTTGTAGGGAACGCGGACGGCGAACCGGGCGACGTGCGATGCAATTGCGGTCGCTATGGCTGCGTTGAGACTTACAGCTCTGGGACCGCACTGCGCGCCCTCATCAAGCAAGCAGGCCTCCCCGAGGACCTTAGGGCAAGCGATCTGTTGGCGCGCGCTCAAGCGGGCGACAGCATCGCTTCCGACATCCTGGACCGTTGGAGCGTGCCGTTTCAGCGTGCGCTTGAAACGCTGACCTCGGCGTTTGATCCGCGGCTGATCATCATCGGCGGTGGGCTAGGTGAGCAGATGGTCCAAGCGCTGCAAAGAACCGAGCAGCGCAGCGCGTGGTTTGAGGTGCCGGTCGAGGCCGCCATCTTGAAGGATGATGCGGGCGTGATCGGCGCGGGGCTG is drawn from Pseudomonadota bacterium and contains these coding sequences:
- a CDS encoding ROK family transcriptional regulator → MRRRSKAEANLLQSLAQQGPQSRADLGRSIGQTRATAGNVVARLLEEGIVRTAGSAEHDTHRTIGRPGERVSINPDHCHVIGVDAGIGFVIALRMDLAGTVVAAEQIKTEDRAPAAMLDRVVSLVQEVAIGAPSIGGVSVAVPGIITREGYVMRAPFLGWKDVSFRDQLARHLGDYGPLSLENDANALAMGEVIRGHVAPDEMTIVLSMDVGVGGSILSGGKLMDGQSGLAGEFGHMFVQPSSAEAPVRLENFIGRFALLARYGALGGEGVSLDAFVDALDQGERAARQVQHEWVEVLAQALSTITSVLNPGSLVFGGPLTTLLERSLPLLDEAYEGLLMHGTAKPRFVLLPFAQHAVARGCCDLRREAIFSMV
- a CDS encoding tagatose-bisphosphate aldolase; the encoded protein is MTHEMTTAERRGYQQICAQNGMMMVVAADQRGGMRKVLADTPEAQSAIDEKTLGHVKSGIVRHLANKASCILLDAVCAVPDVVDDGTLARDTALLIGLDASGWDTDENGFRISKLVPGTTARRVRELGGTGAKLMVYLRSDTPNANTANMETIRQCVADFATEDLLLVVEFLTYQLEGESDADYAAAFPDLIIGGTKICIELGSKVLKLPYPGHAEACRKVTDLCNGIPWAVLSAGVDHETFLGQVETAMQNGASGVIAGRALWKDCISLDDAVLADRLETIASARLAEIQAILQRYA
- a CDS encoding SDR family oxidoreductase — protein: MASSASGLNIAGPVLVTGASGGIGGAIVRHLTSLQVPVIASGTDTDKLNALSKETGAQALAFDVTSEDSVREALEGLDLWGVVNCAGFGGEIATPMDTDIEIFDKAIAINTRGALLVTKYASQTMIRLGQGGAIVNVSSQAALVALKGHISYGASKAALDNITRVSALELGKHGIRVNGVHPTVVMTPMSAWYWGRPDIEKPFLEAMPLGRWATEDEIAAPVAFLLSDGASMITGVALPIDGGYTAC
- a CDS encoding ABC transporter substrate-binding protein — translated: MRNFMKAAVCAATLGLAGPAVAQDDINITLVPGLTTDAFYITMNRGAQAAAEALGITVNFQGAEEFDPVLQTPVLDAVIARGPDAILIAPTDTTQMIEPLRRAHEAGIPVITVDTFIDDGLYQDGAGDGDFPMAYVASDNVGGGRMAARFMAEAIGGEGTVYVSNVRPGISTTDQREEGFKAEMAENFPGVTVLDTQYNENDASLAASQFSAVLARNPDVSGVFGANLFSALGAGNGVEAAGAADNVTVIAFDAPQSIVDNISTGLVDAAIAQHPAEIGYFGVMAAYAVLTGNSVPTSIGTGFTVINADNVDDPDIAKFIYSE
- a CDS encoding ROK family protein — its product is MNTPARTAIGVDVGGTNIRAARIDASGSILEHRIEKVERGREEFARQISAMVGGVKDASCIGVGVGIPGRVEAHHNRILSAGYLDIAGLDLVGLLDGTHGLPATLENDALMALIAEVHWRPQLKDGLILMVTIGTGIGGAIVHDEMPWYGGGLAGQFGHIVVGNADGEPGDVRCNCGRYGCVETYSSGTALRALIKQAGLPEDLRASDLLARAQAGDSIASDILDRWSVPFQRALETLTSAFDPRLIIIGGGLGEQMVQALQRTEQRSAWFEVPVEAAILKDDAGVIGAGLHCFPLSQRMAARA
- a CDS encoding class II D-tagatose-bisphosphate aldolase, non-catalytic subunit; translated protein: MSVVRSLIEANRLGARKGLPCFCTANEHVLRAVLDQTAATGLPTVIEATCNQVNQDGGYTGLAPRQFKAWLDELATDAGVPMDQIILGGDHLGPNPWRARPVDEAMDKAGEMVRLYAEAGFTKIHLDASMACGGEPDPSFEQIANRAADLCAVAEAHAPDPGKLIYVIGTEVPIPGGEIDEPDALDVTSVERFHQTISTHQEAWNARGLNGAWERIVSVVTQPGVDFGHTSVYPFKPEKAQPLAQSIAEHSGLTFEAHSTDYQSDDALSALVDAHFFFLKVGPELTFRFREAVWALARLAAESEQPPKRDVRAVVMDAMQKTPQHWRDYYRGNAREVETLKVFSYSDRIRYYWSDATVAEALDELMSLLEAQRIAETEISQAFMGLAFGALTSDPTELIKRHIQTSVRRYFQAAGHG
- a CDS encoding ABC transporter substrate-binding protein produces the protein MTKTPLLLAALMAGTATLVPTTAAQADELVLYCSVQEEWCRAMSEAFERETGIEVLMTRRSSGETFAQLAAEAEQPRGDVWWGGTGDPHLQAAQEGLTMEYRSPMLDQLQDWAVRQAETADFKTVGIYAGGLGFGYNSDLVEDNPPSCWADLLDERFADDVQVANPNSSGTAYTLLATVVQLMGEDEAFEFLAQLHTNVSQYTQSGSAPIRAAATGETAIGIVFMHDAVAQTVQGAPIQAVAPCEGTGYEVGSMSIVAGGPNPDSAKAFYDWALTPEAQEIGATANSFQIPSNVNAATPDASPRLEDIELIDYDFALYGSSEERTRLLARWDDEIGSLPQ
- a CDS encoding ribose ABC transporter, translating into MSDISAQKPVGASFLKPLLGAWSWIFLLAILVFFELYARAETGQTFLFRVYNIQSIAIAASQILLLALGLTLVIVAGHIDLSIGFTTGLSAVVMALVIRVAGPDSGWGIVILAMLVGTFAAVIVGLVNGWLVAILNVPSFIGTLGTYGVARGGALIVAGGATVSIRSDEARAFGNGDILGFPVPVVVAAVLAFLCHYLLAHTRFGVHTYALGANRASVERAGVDVKKHLIWLFVISAVTAGVGGLVYTGRFSAGAANAGEPILLYAVAAVFIGGASLTGGQGTITGTVIGAFIIAVIQFGLVFSGLPPYWQFVAVGLVIIVAVLVDQSRDKLTGAQS
- a CDS encoding sugar kinase; its protein translation is MPPTKSIVTVGEILVEFVSHERNCGLERVARYSGPYPSGAPAIFLDQAARMGARAQLIGGVGDDGFGRSVLERLRTDGVGTEGITVSPDHATGVAFVSYYNSGERTFIFHLPGTAADRFAIPLAKLRADDTILHVSASSLGAPSLREKIMEAVDAVSDAGGMISCDPNARPELMRDAAAKAAVMDVVGRSTYVLPSISDLQFLYPDMSEDTAIAHLLENGAQIVAVKRGDKGATVIGPDGPYEYDAHRVDEVDPTGAGDCFCGTLMALLAQGVPLQEAGRQANAAGAIAVTRLGPMEGNSTPQEIAAFLAHADQPGLSA
- a CDS encoding ATP-binding cassette domain-containing protein: MTPILEARNLNKRFGGNEAVKDVSFGVNAGECVVLAGDNGAGKSTVIKMISGVHTPTGGEVRFQDERLTGKTPNAIRQTGIETIYQDLALADNLDPGLNLYLGREATRRFLGIPVVDRRTMRETAKEVLKGLGIVIPDPSAPVRDLSGGQRQAIAIARAIHWKAKLVIMDEPTAALGVPEQREVMALIERLKSQGVGIILISHNLPDIFAAADRIIVLARGIVAGERRPADTNDEEIVRLMMGATG